One genomic region from Gadus morhua chromosome 9, gadMor3.0, whole genome shotgun sequence encodes:
- the parp16 gene encoding protein mono-ADP-ribosyltransferase PARP16 isoform X2 gives MQPPLPPSAARGLVRSCLHRDPMAADLRCSLFVAAAQSYKRDSLLRPFPARYLRGENKEFEELLTDVSGFPCVRELVRLNPGEGDQYVALAHWILSSKSFAVKTLQKEEYPRLCDLTKNEGVSAPVPDFLFELEYCDQMNARFEKTRSDRDLFYAFHGSRLENFHSILHNGLHCHLNKTSMYGEGTYLTSDLSMAVLYSPHSSGWRESLLGPLLSCVALCEVIDHPDVKCQVKRKDSDSVDRQRARAKNSEGGEVPEKYFIVTNNQLLRVKYLLVYSQRKNLSRHSRGSSWMVRHHFAVMMSLYLLLLICIGAFNSSSFSSFVHRLFR, from the exons ATGCAGCCGCCTCTGCCCCCCTCCGCGGCCCGGGGGCTCGTGCGCTCCTGCCTCCACCGGGACCCGATGGCGGCAGACCTGCGCTGCAGCCTCTTCGTGGCGGCGGCACAGAGCTACAAGAGGGACTCCCTGCTGAGGCCCTTCCCCGCCAGATACCTCAGAGGAGAGAACAAGGAGTTTGAGGAGCTG CTGACAGACGTGAGCGGCTTTCCCTGTGTGAGGGAGCTGGTGAGACTGAACCCCGGGGAAGGAGACCAGTATGTGGCCCTGGCACACTGGATCCTCTCCTCCAAGAGCTTTGCTGTGAAGACCCTTCAGAAGGAAGAG TACCCCAGGCTGTGTGACCTGACTAAGAACGAGGGCGTCTCAGCGCCGGTTCCAGACTTCCTGTTTGAGCTGGAGTACTGCGACCAGATGAACGCGCGCTTCGAGAAGACACGCTCGGACAGAGACCTCTTCTATGCATTCCACGGGAGCCGGCTGGAGAACTTCCACTCTATCCTTCATAACGGCCTCCACTGTCACCTCAACAAG ACCTCCATGTACGGGGAGGGGACCTACCTGACCAGTGACCTCAGCATGGCAGTGCTGTACAGCCCCCACAGCAGTGGCTGGAGGGAGAGCCTCCTAGGGCCGCTGCTGAGCTGCGTGGCCCTGTGTGAGGTCATCGACCACCCGGACGTCAAGTGCCAGGTGAAAAGGAAAG ACTCTGACTCTGTCGACCGCCAGCGGGCGAGAGCGAAGAACAGCGAGGGCGGGGAGGTCCCGGAGAAATACTTTATCGTCACCAATAATCAGCTGTTGAGAGTCAAGTACCTTCTGGTTTACTCCCAGAGGAAGAACCTGTCCAG GCACTCGCGCGGCTCCTCCTGGATGGTCAGGCACCACTTTGCGGTCATGATGAGTCTGTAcctgctgctgctcatctgcATCGGGGCCTTCAactcctccagcttctcctcCTTCGTCCACAGACTGTTCCGCTGA
- the parp16 gene encoding protein mono-ADP-ribosyltransferase PARP16 isoform X1, which produces MQPPLPPSAARGLVRSCLHRDPMAADLRCSLFVAAAQSYKRDSLLRPFPARYLRGENKEFEELLTDVSGFPCVRELVRLNPGEGDQYVALAHWILSSKSFAVKTLQKEEYPRLCDLTKNEGVSAPVPDFLFELEYCDQMNARFEKTRSDRDLFYAFHGSRLENFHSILHNGLHCHLNKTSMYGEGTYLTSDLSMAVLYSPHSSGWRESLLGPLLSCVALCEVIDHPDVKCQVKRKDSDSVDRQRARAKNSEGGEVPEKYFIVTNNQLLRVKYLLVYSQRKNLSSRHSRGSSWMVRHHFAVMMSLYLLLLICIGAFNSSSFSSFVHRLFR; this is translated from the exons ATGCAGCCGCCTCTGCCCCCCTCCGCGGCCCGGGGGCTCGTGCGCTCCTGCCTCCACCGGGACCCGATGGCGGCAGACCTGCGCTGCAGCCTCTTCGTGGCGGCGGCACAGAGCTACAAGAGGGACTCCCTGCTGAGGCCCTTCCCCGCCAGATACCTCAGAGGAGAGAACAAGGAGTTTGAGGAGCTG CTGACAGACGTGAGCGGCTTTCCCTGTGTGAGGGAGCTGGTGAGACTGAACCCCGGGGAAGGAGACCAGTATGTGGCCCTGGCACACTGGATCCTCTCCTCCAAGAGCTTTGCTGTGAAGACCCTTCAGAAGGAAGAG TACCCCAGGCTGTGTGACCTGACTAAGAACGAGGGCGTCTCAGCGCCGGTTCCAGACTTCCTGTTTGAGCTGGAGTACTGCGACCAGATGAACGCGCGCTTCGAGAAGACACGCTCGGACAGAGACCTCTTCTATGCATTCCACGGGAGCCGGCTGGAGAACTTCCACTCTATCCTTCATAACGGCCTCCACTGTCACCTCAACAAG ACCTCCATGTACGGGGAGGGGACCTACCTGACCAGTGACCTCAGCATGGCAGTGCTGTACAGCCCCCACAGCAGTGGCTGGAGGGAGAGCCTCCTAGGGCCGCTGCTGAGCTGCGTGGCCCTGTGTGAGGTCATCGACCACCCGGACGTCAAGTGCCAGGTGAAAAGGAAAG ACTCTGACTCTGTCGACCGCCAGCGGGCGAGAGCGAAGAACAGCGAGGGCGGGGAGGTCCCGGAGAAATACTTTATCGTCACCAATAATCAGCTGTTGAGAGTCAAGTACCTTCTGGTTTACTCCCAGAGGAAGAACCTGTCCAG CAGGCACTCGCGCGGCTCCTCCTGGATGGTCAGGCACCACTTTGCGGTCATGATGAGTCTGTAcctgctgctgctcatctgcATCGGGGCCTTCAactcctccagcttctcctcCTTCGTCCACAGACTGTTCCGCTGA